In Lysobacter luteus, a single window of DNA contains:
- a CDS encoding PilN domain-containing protein, whose protein sequence is MSRLGIRPGGRLGHIGARLGPGAGGFLHWWGTALASWLPTRWRRVLGFDRGRLLLQVDGEEVQLRLQRGDGIEDLGRVPLLPAVEDSVSTLDPLAGLLAPPVAELPRWLLLSPAHGLRRRLSLPAAAADRLRDVVGFEIDRQTPFSAEAVVYDARVVGRREGDGQLDAELVVVPRQVLEPQLTALGPLAGQLAGVDAAAADGVPVGVNLLPAERRRRHRDPWIVWNLALAATAVLLVLGLFWQLLDNRRDAAEAFEQRIAADAVAGRRAAAERQQLAGLIEGQAFLDRARAEQPTAIEVIDELTRRLPDGTYLEKLSIDEQRLMLIGLSNEAAALIGRLQGSPLWHSPALAGALQPDPASGRDRFTLVAELGPAAAPAAAATTEDADAAPR, encoded by the coding sequence ATGAGCCGGTTGGGGATTCGTCCGGGCGGCCGCCTGGGCCACATCGGTGCGCGCTTGGGCCCCGGGGCGGGAGGTTTCCTGCACTGGTGGGGCACTGCGCTCGCGTCGTGGCTGCCAACCCGGTGGCGCCGTGTGCTGGGCTTCGACCGCGGTCGGCTGCTGCTGCAGGTCGACGGGGAAGAGGTGCAGTTGCGACTGCAGCGCGGCGACGGCATCGAGGATCTGGGCCGGGTGCCGCTGCTGCCGGCCGTGGAGGATTCCGTTTCCACATTGGACCCGCTTGCCGGGCTGCTTGCACCGCCGGTGGCCGAGCTGCCGCGGTGGCTGCTGCTGTCGCCCGCGCACGGGCTGCGCCGCCGCCTGTCGCTGCCTGCCGCCGCCGCCGACCGGCTGCGCGACGTGGTCGGTTTCGAGATCGACCGGCAGACGCCGTTCAGTGCCGAGGCGGTCGTGTACGACGCCCGGGTCGTCGGCCGGCGCGAAGGTGACGGCCAGCTCGATGCCGAACTCGTGGTGGTGCCGCGGCAGGTGCTCGAGCCGCAATTGACTGCGCTCGGACCGCTGGCAGGCCAACTGGCCGGCGTCGACGCCGCGGCCGCCGACGGAGTTCCAGTCGGGGTAAACCTGCTGCCGGCCGAACGTCGCCGACGCCACCGGGATCCGTGGATCGTGTGGAACCTGGCGCTGGCCGCCACGGCGGTGCTGCTGGTGCTGGGGCTGTTCTGGCAGCTGCTCGACAACCGCCGCGACGCCGCCGAGGCGTTCGAGCAACGCATCGCCGCCGATGCCGTCGCCGGTCGCCGCGCGGCGGCCGAGCGCCAGCAACTGGCCGGGCTGATCGAGGGCCAGGCCTTCCTCGACCGGGCGCGTGCCGAGCAGCCGACCGCGATCGAGGTGATCGACGAACTCACCCGACGCCTGCCTGACGGCACCTACCTCGAGAAACTGTCGATCGACGAACAGCGGTTGATGCTGATCGGCCTCAGCAACGAAGCGGCCGCGTTGATCGGCCGGCTGCAGGGGTCGCCACTGTGGCATTCGCCAGCGCTGGCCGGCGCACTGCAGCCCGACCCCGCCAGCGGCCGCGACCGTTTCACCCTGGTGGCCGAACTGGGGCCGGCCGCCGCGCCGGCCGCCGCGGCGACGACGGAGGATGCCGATGCCGCGCCCCGCTGA
- a CDS encoding type II secretion system minor pseudopilin, whose product MSAVRRSRGAALLLVLWLVVLLTALVGGFALVARVEHLQGRVLVHGLTAQNAARAGLEYAMTRLAATEPERQWAPDGRPYPWRYTGVDIEVRIVDESGKLDLNQSDAAVLGGLLVALGSDQAEAARLAAAIIDWRDPDPLTQAAGGAEDADYASAGRPYGAKDAQFEGIAELEQVLGFTPALYALVAPHVTVHSGLPRPQPEFAAAPVLEAIGLDGAAMVQQRGAPLGGPAGPALPTVGANRSGTYSIESLARLADGRESLLRAVVRAGGGAVPGMAYTVLDWEEGASPR is encoded by the coding sequence GTGAGTGCCGTCCGCCGGTCCCGCGGCGCGGCATTGCTGCTGGTGCTGTGGCTGGTCGTGCTGCTGACCGCGCTGGTCGGCGGGTTCGCGCTGGTGGCGCGCGTCGAGCACCTGCAGGGGCGGGTGCTGGTGCACGGGCTGACGGCGCAGAACGCCGCGCGCGCCGGGCTGGAATACGCGATGACCCGGCTGGCCGCGACCGAGCCCGAGCGCCAGTGGGCGCCGGATGGCCGGCCCTACCCGTGGCGGTACACCGGTGTCGACATCGAGGTCCGCATCGTCGACGAGAGCGGCAAACTCGACCTCAACCAGAGCGACGCCGCCGTGCTCGGCGGCCTTCTGGTCGCGCTCGGCAGCGACCAGGCCGAGGCTGCGCGCCTGGCCGCGGCCATCATCGACTGGCGCGATCCGGACCCGCTGACCCAGGCGGCCGGTGGCGCCGAGGACGCCGACTACGCTTCGGCCGGCCGGCCGTACGGTGCGAAGGACGCGCAGTTCGAGGGCATCGCCGAGCTGGAGCAGGTGCTGGGCTTCACGCCGGCGCTGTACGCGCTGGTCGCCCCGCACGTGACCGTCCACAGCGGGTTGCCGCGACCGCAGCCGGAGTTCGCCGCGGCACCGGTGCTGGAGGCGATCGGCCTGGACGGCGCGGCGATGGTGCAACAGCGCGGAGCGCCGCTTGGCGGGCCCGCGGGCCCGGCGTTGCCGACGGTCGGGGCAAACCGGAGCGGTACGTATAGTATCGAGAGCCTTGCGCGGCTGGCCGATGGGCGCGAGTCGCTGCTGAGGGCGGTGGTGCGCGCGGGCGGCGGTGCCGTACCCGGGATGGCGTATACCGTGCTGGATTGGGAGGAGGGAGCTTCACCACGATGA
- a CDS encoding prepilin-type N-terminal cleavage/methylation domain-containing protein → MRRRVAAAGAQGFTLIEVLLATVLLAAGLAIAFSTLGAATQATRRGEALAERNDRIRAVEGFLRKRIAAARPLAFATDDDTLVPQRFVGGPDRMQFVADLPDYLGRGGPHLHDLRVHTEGGETRIEVDFRLVLAGETIEPNEPRPPETLVDGIGAASFRYRAIDRESGELGDWQDDWEASDRLPLLVEVTISDADERAWPPLLVALPQAGGQAEDGFMGGLR, encoded by the coding sequence GTGAGACGTCGCGTCGCCGCCGCGGGCGCGCAGGGCTTCACCCTGATCGAGGTGCTGCTGGCCACCGTGCTGCTGGCGGCGGGGCTGGCCATCGCCTTCTCGACCCTCGGCGCGGCCACCCAGGCCACGCGCCGCGGCGAGGCACTGGCCGAGCGCAACGACCGCATCCGCGCGGTCGAGGGGTTCCTGCGCAAGCGCATCGCCGCCGCGCGGCCGCTCGCGTTCGCCACCGACGACGACACCCTGGTGCCGCAACGCTTCGTCGGCGGTCCCGACCGGATGCAGTTCGTCGCCGACCTGCCGGACTACCTCGGCCGCGGCGGCCCCCACCTGCACGATCTGCGCGTCCACACCGAAGGAGGCGAGACGCGGATCGAGGTGGACTTCCGCCTCGTGCTGGCCGGCGAGACCATCGAACCGAACGAACCGCGACCGCCGGAAACACTGGTCGACGGCATCGGCGCCGCGAGCTTCCGCTACCGCGCGATCGACCGCGAGAGCGGCGAGCTCGGCGACTGGCAGGACGACTGGGAGGCCAGCGACCGGCTGCCGCTGCTCGTGGAAGTCACCATCAGCGACGCCGACGAACGCGCGTGGCCGCCGCTGTTGGTGGCGCTGCCGCAGGCCGGCGGCCAGGCCGAGGACGGGTTCATGGGAGGGCTGCGGTGA
- a CDS encoding glycosyltransferase, which produces MAGADIGVVVVTHQSASTLDECLQRLRAAAGVAAIRVIDNQSTDDTLAIAQRHASADPRLRFVANPDNPGFSVACNQGVAELATAAVPVHWLAFVNPDAMVEDDTLVRLLGLAGAGEVLLGADLVGEDGMRDPAARRRDPDFGRMLAGGLTARSMRSTGQRTGMAVDSDDRLDVQPVDAVSGALMFMPRALFERIGGFDPDYRLHAEDLDLCRRARMAGATVAVANHVRVVHVRGVSSRSRPLFVEWHKHRGLWRYFNRFEAHRRGWPLRAAVWAAIWLRFPFAAARAWWRSR; this is translated from the coding sequence ATGGCCGGCGCCGACATCGGCGTGGTGGTGGTGACCCACCAGAGCGCGTCGACCCTGGACGAATGCCTACAGCGCCTGCGGGCAGCCGCGGGCGTGGCCGCGATCCGGGTCATCGATAACCAGTCCACCGACGACACCCTCGCCATCGCCCAGCGCCACGCCAGTGCGGACCCGCGGTTGCGCTTCGTTGCCAACCCGGACAATCCGGGCTTCAGCGTGGCCTGCAACCAGGGCGTTGCCGAACTGGCGACGGCGGCCGTGCCGGTCCACTGGCTGGCGTTCGTCAATCCCGACGCAATGGTCGAGGACGACACGCTGGTACGCCTCCTCGGCCTGGCCGGGGCCGGCGAGGTGCTGCTCGGCGCCGACCTGGTCGGCGAGGACGGCATGCGCGACCCGGCGGCGCGGCGGCGCGATCCCGATTTTGGCCGGATGCTCGCCGGCGGGCTCACGGCGCGGTCGATGCGAAGCACTGGCCAGCGCACGGGCATGGCGGTCGACTCCGACGATCGCCTCGACGTGCAGCCGGTCGATGCGGTGTCGGGGGCGCTGATGTTCATGCCGCGCGCCCTGTTCGAGCGGATCGGCGGGTTCGACCCGGATTACCGCCTGCACGCCGAGGACCTGGACCTGTGCCGGCGCGCGCGGATGGCGGGTGCCACCGTGGCCGTGGCCAACCACGTGCGCGTGGTGCACGTGCGCGGCGTGTCGAGCCGCTCGCGGCCGCTGTTCGTCGAATGGCACAAGCACCGTGGCCTGTGGCGCTATTTCAACCGGTTCGAGGCGCATCGGCGCGGATGGCCGTTGCGGGCCGCGGTCTGGGCGGCGATCTGGCTGCGCTTCCCGTTCGCCGCCGCGCGTGCGTGGTGGCGCAGCCGGTAA
- a CDS encoding glycosyltransferase family 2 protein — MAELPIVVLPVGSDDVALDACLAALEAGTPPGTRLWLADDACAGPRGCAVIEHWMAHTRLRADYTRRQRTIGEVAHLDEVLTACGDADVAVLAPDAVPLPGWLERLAACLASDGSIASATPWSNAGETAGWPRIGEIAPMPRDPARLARAAARMPATHPELPAAVGHCVLLRGSARQRARGLDAESYGSWCAGLIDLSLRLAGLGWRNVLCESAFVARPVEGVPFEGDMDRLAVRWPDWHARVACFLMRDPLRATRAELADLFATVGPPEPQPDLFPVTVDDGPVAASPARP, encoded by the coding sequence ATGGCTGAGCTGCCGATCGTAGTGTTGCCGGTCGGCAGCGACGACGTTGCGCTGGACGCCTGCCTGGCCGCGCTGGAGGCAGGCACGCCACCCGGCACCCGGCTGTGGCTTGCCGACGATGCCTGCGCGGGTCCGCGCGGCTGCGCGGTGATCGAACACTGGATGGCGCACACCCGGTTGCGCGCGGACTACACCCGGCGCCAGCGCACGATCGGCGAGGTCGCGCACCTGGACGAGGTGCTGACGGCCTGCGGCGACGCGGACGTTGCGGTGCTCGCACCCGACGCGGTGCCGCTGCCCGGCTGGCTCGAACGGCTGGCGGCCTGCCTGGCCAGCGACGGTTCCATCGCCAGCGCGACGCCCTGGAGCAACGCCGGCGAGACCGCCGGATGGCCGCGGATCGGCGAGATAGCACCAATGCCGCGCGACCCCGCGCGGCTGGCGCGTGCCGCCGCGCGGATGCCCGCCACGCACCCCGAATTGCCGGCCGCGGTCGGCCATTGCGTGCTGCTGCGTGGCAGCGCCCGCCAGCGTGCGCGTGGGCTCGACGCGGAAAGCTACGGCTCCTGGTGCGCCGGCCTGATCGACCTGTCGCTGCGGCTGGCCGGCCTGGGCTGGCGCAACGTGCTGTGCGAGTCGGCGTTTGTCGCACGCCCGGTAGAAGGCGTGCCGTTCGAGGGCGACATGGACCGGCTGGCGGTGCGCTGGCCCGACTGGCATGCCCGCGTGGCCTGTTTCCTGATGCGCGACCCGCTGCGTGCGACCCGCGCCGAGCTGGCCGACCTGTTCGCGACGGTCGGCCCGCCGGAGCCGCAGCCGGACCTGTTCCCGGTAACGGTCGACGACGGCCCTGTGGCCGCCTCTCCCGCGCGCCCATGA
- the pyrF gene encoding orotidine-5'-phosphate decarboxylase, with product MEFMQALRQRWSNADSLVCVGLDPEPAKFPARFGSDPDAVFAFCRAIVDATAGHACAFKPQIAHFAALGAEDALTRLIAHIHAAHPGIPVILDAKRGDIGSTARHYAAEAFDRYAADAVTANPYLGRDSVQPFLDRADRGVVILCRTSNPGAADLQDLPVQAAGGTQRPLYQHVAETIARDWNGHGNCALVVGATWPEQLREVRAIVGDMPFLVPGVGAQGGDVEAVVRNARTADGTGLMVSSSRAILYASQGDDFADAAAAAAQALKEQVNRYR from the coding sequence ATGGAATTCATGCAGGCACTGCGGCAACGCTGGTCGAACGCCGATTCGCTCGTCTGCGTCGGCCTCGACCCGGAACCGGCGAAGTTCCCGGCCCGATTCGGCAGCGACCCGGACGCGGTGTTCGCATTCTGCCGCGCCATCGTCGACGCGACCGCCGGGCACGCGTGCGCATTCAAGCCGCAGATCGCGCATTTCGCCGCGCTCGGCGCCGAGGATGCGCTGACCCGGCTGATCGCCCACATCCACGCCGCGCACCCGGGCATCCCGGTGATCCTCGATGCCAAGCGCGGCGACATCGGCAGCACCGCCCGGCACTACGCCGCTGAAGCCTTCGACCGGTACGCCGCCGACGCGGTGACCGCCAACCCCTACCTCGGCCGCGACTCGGTCCAGCCGTTCCTCGACCGCGCCGACCGCGGCGTGGTGATCCTGTGCCGCACGTCCAACCCCGGCGCCGCCGACCTGCAGGACCTGCCGGTGCAGGCCGCCGGTGGCACGCAGCGCCCGCTCTACCAGCACGTGGCCGAGACCATCGCGCGTGACTGGAACGGCCACGGCAACTGCGCGCTGGTGGTCGGCGCGACCTGGCCGGAACAACTGCGCGAGGTCCGCGCCATCGTGGGCGACATGCCCTTCCTGGTGCCCGGCGTCGGTGCCCAGGGCGGCGACGTCGAGGCGGTGGTGCGCAATGCCCGCACCGCCGACGGCACCGGCCTGATGGTCAGCTCGTCGCGCGCGATCCTGTACGCGTCGCAGGGGGACGACTTCGCCGATGCCGCGGCTGCCGCGGCGCAGGCGCTGAAGGAACAGGTCAACCGGTATCGGTGA
- the ettA gene encoding energy-dependent translational throttle protein EttA, whose amino-acid sequence MSQYIYTMNGVSKTVPPKRQIIKDISLSFFPGAKIGLLGLNGAGKSTVLKIMAGVDTDFSGEARPQPGIKVGYLAQEPEIDPEKTVREAVEEGVGEVLNAQAELEKVYAAYAEDGADFDALAKEQERLEAILAAGDAHTLENQLEVAADALRLPPWDAVVGKLSGGEKRRVALCRLLLQKPDMLLLDEPTNHLDAESVEWLEQFLARYSGTVVAVTHDRYFLDNAAEWILELDRGRGIPWKGNYTDWLTQKEERLKQEESQEKARQKAIQKELEWSRQNAKGGRSKGKARLARLDELQAVDYQKRNETNEIFIPPGERLGNSVMEFRNVSKKFGDRLLMDDLSFIVPPGAIVGIIGPNGAGKSTLFKMITGQEKPDTGEIVTGPTVQLAYVDQSRDALEGDKNVWEEVSGGRDILNINGIEIQSRAYIGRFNFKGQDQQKRVGSLSGGERGRLHMAKTLLQGGNVLLLDEPSNDLDIETLRALEDALLEFPGNVFVISHDRWFLDRIATHILAFEGDSHVEFFPGNYREYEEDKKRRLGDDAGPHRLRFKALK is encoded by the coding sequence ATGTCGCAATACATCTACACCATGAACGGCGTCAGCAAGACCGTTCCGCCCAAGCGCCAGATCATCAAGGACATCTCGCTCTCGTTCTTCCCCGGCGCCAAGATCGGCCTGCTGGGCCTGAACGGCGCGGGCAAGTCGACCGTGCTGAAGATCATGGCCGGCGTCGACACCGATTTCTCGGGCGAGGCGCGCCCGCAGCCCGGCATCAAGGTCGGCTACCTGGCGCAGGAACCGGAGATCGACCCGGAGAAGACCGTGCGCGAAGCGGTCGAGGAAGGCGTCGGCGAGGTGCTCAATGCCCAGGCCGAACTGGAGAAGGTCTACGCGGCCTACGCCGAGGACGGCGCCGACTTCGACGCGCTGGCCAAGGAGCAGGAGCGCCTGGAGGCCATCCTCGCCGCCGGCGACGCGCACACCCTGGAGAACCAGTTGGAAGTGGCCGCCGATGCGCTGCGCCTGCCGCCGTGGGACGCGGTGGTGGGCAAGCTGTCGGGTGGCGAGAAGCGTCGCGTCGCGCTGTGCCGCCTGCTGTTGCAGAAGCCGGACATGCTGCTGCTGGACGAACCCACCAACCACCTCGATGCCGAGTCGGTCGAGTGGCTGGAGCAGTTCCTGGCGCGCTACAGCGGCACCGTGGTGGCCGTCACCCATGACCGCTACTTCCTCGACAACGCGGCCGAGTGGATCCTCGAGCTCGACCGCGGCCGCGGCATCCCGTGGAAGGGCAACTACACCGACTGGCTGACCCAGAAGGAAGAGCGCCTCAAGCAGGAAGAGTCGCAGGAGAAGGCGCGCCAGAAGGCGATCCAGAAGGAGCTCGAGTGGTCCCGGCAGAACGCCAAGGGCGGCCGTTCCAAGGGCAAGGCGCGCCTGGCGCGGCTGGACGAGTTGCAGGCGGTCGACTACCAGAAGCGCAACGAGACCAACGAGATCTTCATCCCGCCGGGCGAGCGCCTGGGCAACTCGGTGATGGAATTCCGCAACGTCAGCAAGAAGTTCGGCGACCGCCTGCTGATGGACGACCTGAGCTTCATCGTGCCGCCCGGCGCGATCGTCGGCATCATCGGCCCCAACGGCGCCGGCAAGTCGACCCTGTTCAAGATGATCACCGGGCAGGAGAAGCCGGACACCGGCGAGATCGTCACCGGTCCGACCGTGCAGCTGGCCTATGTCGACCAGAGCCGCGATGCGCTGGAGGGCGACAAGAACGTGTGGGAGGAAGTGTCGGGCGGGCGCGACATCCTCAACATCAACGGCATCGAGATCCAGTCGCGCGCCTACATCGGCCGCTTCAACTTCAAGGGCCAGGACCAGCAGAAGCGTGTCGGCTCGCTGTCGGGCGGTGAGCGTGGCCGCCTGCACATGGCCAAGACGCTGCTGCAGGGCGGCAACGTGCTGCTGCTCGACGAGCCGTCCAACGACCTCGACATCGAGACCCTGCGTGCACTCGAGGACGCGCTGCTGGAGTTCCCCGGCAACGTGTTCGTGATCAGCCATGACCGCTGGTTCCTGGACCGCATCGCGACCCACATCCTCGCGTTCGAGGGCGACAGCCACGTGGAGTTCTTCCCGGGCAACTACCGCGAATACGAGGAAGACAAGAAGCGCCGCCTCGGCGACGACGCCGGTCCGCACCGGCTGCGTTTCAAGGCACTGAAATAA
- the gspM gene encoding type II secretion system protein GspM yields MPRPADRPQARVTRRDRWLALGLLLLVLALAYAVLVHPWWTAPMLEANSRIDSLQQRELRLRMQLQQAPQVSGRLAQLRTELEGRPGFLPESNPELATASLIQRLETVVVQASPGNRSCMITNRSPLAPDTRAARVRVVVQVRLRCGTPELASVLHSLESGAPRLFIGNLNILAQRMYFSPGRGEPTGNGGLDVSFDLSGYLAPPEAPRAD; encoded by the coding sequence ATGCCGCGCCCCGCTGATCGCCCGCAGGCCCGCGTTACCCGACGCGACCGCTGGCTCGCGCTTGGCCTGCTCCTGCTGGTGCTCGCACTGGCCTACGCGGTGCTGGTGCATCCGTGGTGGACGGCGCCGATGCTGGAAGCCAACAGCCGGATCGATTCGCTGCAGCAGCGCGAGCTGCGCCTGCGCATGCAGCTGCAGCAGGCGCCCCAGGTGAGTGGGCGGCTGGCGCAGTTGCGCACCGAACTCGAAGGCCGGCCGGGCTTCTTGCCCGAGTCCAATCCCGAGCTGGCCACCGCCAGCCTGATCCAGCGCCTGGAAACCGTGGTCGTGCAGGCGAGCCCCGGCAACCGCAGTTGCATGATCACCAACCGTTCCCCGCTCGCTCCCGATACCCGCGCGGCGCGCGTCCGCGTGGTGGTGCAGGTGCGCCTGCGCTGCGGCACGCCGGAGCTGGCGTCGGTGCTGCACTCGCTGGAGAGCGGCGCGCCGCGGTTGTTCATCGGCAACCTCAACATCCTCGCCCAGCGCATGTACTTCAGCCCGGGCCGTGGCGAGCCGACCGGCAACGGCGGGCTCGATGTCTCCTTCGACCTGTCGGGCTACCTCGCCCCGCCGGAGGCGCCCCGTGCGGATTGA
- the gspD gene encoding type II secretion system secretin GspD has product MSPRSSFRPVVAGLLVALLAGCASTPVPTVRRDGDVAPARHGAAGVQMRTAGTDAMVAEGGATVVTGAGAVEPLASDAGPQPQIRRGTGQVINQAAASAPPPNLGGSSGAATFNFEGESLHAVVKAILGDMLGQNYVVAPGVQGTVTLATPNPVSPAEAISLLDQVLGWNNARMVYSGGRYNIVPADQALAGNVAPRTGGAANARGFEVRTVPLRYVSAEEMKKILEPYARPNAIVGTDAARNVISIGGTRAELQNYLRTIEIFDVDWLSGMSVGVFPLQSGNPERVVADLEKVFGEASKSPVAGMFRFMPLEGANAVMVITPQADYLDDIQQWLGRIDGGSGTRLYAYPLKYIRARDLADRLAEVFGGSSSGGGGGDSGPPSLMPGLDSVELRSGEDGMASATIGGKGGDATSGGSGGGGGEMSLGAAQDGNASVSLEVDGDEVGVSAVEETNSLLVRASPQAWQSILDVIGQLDVMPMQVHIEAQVVEVQLSGALEYGVNWFFERAVTDNGFPDTVDRDTWSGLAGSIGRGVNNPGGVVWEFLGRNAAAVISALDSVTDVNMLQTPSVVVRNNAEATFNVGSRIPVASVTVNPGIGNDTSYSQVQYLDTGVILKVRPRVTRDGMVFLDIVQEVSAPGGEPDRFGNVRIDTRKLKTEAAIQSGDTVMLAGLIRDSVSRGSSGFPGLNRIPVIGGLFGTQSSATRREETIVLLTPTIVRNPLEARELTDEYGRRFRALEPLHREP; this is encoded by the coding sequence GTGTCGCCGCGGTCGTCCTTCCGACCGGTGGTGGCCGGCCTGCTGGTCGCGTTGCTGGCCGGCTGCGCCAGCACGCCGGTGCCGACCGTCCGCCGCGACGGAGACGTCGCTCCCGCCCGCCACGGTGCGGCCGGCGTGCAGATGCGCACCGCCGGTACCGACGCGATGGTGGCCGAGGGCGGCGCCACGGTGGTCACCGGCGCCGGCGCGGTCGAGCCGCTCGCGTCCGACGCCGGCCCGCAACCGCAGATCCGCCGTGGCACCGGCCAGGTCATCAACCAGGCCGCGGCCAGCGCGCCGCCACCCAACCTGGGCGGGTCTTCCGGCGCCGCCACGTTCAATTTCGAGGGCGAGTCGCTGCACGCCGTGGTCAAGGCGATCCTGGGCGACATGCTCGGCCAGAACTACGTGGTCGCGCCGGGCGTGCAGGGCACCGTGACGCTGGCCACGCCCAACCCGGTCAGCCCGGCCGAGGCGATCAGCCTGCTCGACCAGGTACTGGGCTGGAACAACGCGCGCATGGTCTACAGCGGCGGACGCTACAACATCGTCCCGGCCGACCAGGCGCTGGCCGGCAATGTGGCCCCGCGGACCGGCGGCGCCGCCAACGCCCGCGGGTTCGAGGTGCGGACGGTGCCGCTGCGCTACGTGTCGGCCGAGGAGATGAAGAAGATCCTCGAGCCCTACGCGCGTCCCAACGCGATCGTCGGCACCGACGCCGCGCGCAACGTGATCAGCATCGGTGGCACCCGCGCGGAGCTGCAGAACTACCTGCGCACGATCGAGATCTTCGACGTCGACTGGTTGTCGGGCATGTCGGTTGGCGTGTTCCCCCTGCAGTCCGGCAACCCCGAGCGGGTGGTGGCCGACCTGGAGAAGGTGTTCGGCGAGGCGAGCAAGTCGCCGGTCGCGGGCATGTTCCGCTTCATGCCGCTGGAAGGCGCCAACGCGGTGATGGTGATCACCCCGCAGGCCGACTACCTCGACGACATCCAGCAGTGGCTGGGGCGGATCGACGGCGGCAGCGGGACCCGGCTTTACGCCTATCCGCTCAAGTACATCCGTGCGCGCGATCTCGCCGACCGGCTGGCCGAGGTCTTCGGCGGTTCGTCTTCGGGTGGCGGCGGTGGCGACAGCGGCCCGCCATCCCTGATGCCCGGGCTGGATTCGGTCGAGCTGCGCTCGGGCGAGGACGGCATGGCCAGCGCGACGATCGGCGGCAAGGGTGGCGACGCGACGAGTGGAGGCTCCGGCGGCGGTGGCGGCGAGATGTCGCTCGGCGCGGCGCAGGACGGCAACGCGAGCGTCAGCCTGGAGGTCGACGGCGACGAGGTTGGCGTGTCCGCGGTCGAGGAGACCAACTCGCTGCTGGTGCGTGCCAGCCCGCAGGCGTGGCAGTCGATCCTGGACGTGATCGGCCAGCTCGACGTGATGCCGATGCAGGTGCACATCGAGGCCCAGGTGGTGGAAGTGCAGCTCAGCGGCGCGCTGGAGTACGGCGTCAACTGGTTCTTCGAGCGCGCGGTGACCGACAACGGGTTCCCCGACACCGTCGACCGCGACACGTGGAGCGGCCTGGCCGGCAGCATCGGGCGCGGCGTCAACAACCCCGGTGGGGTGGTCTGGGAATTCCTCGGCCGCAACGCGGCGGCGGTGATCAGCGCGCTCGACTCGGTGACCGACGTCAACATGCTCCAGACCCCGTCGGTGGTGGTGCGCAACAACGCCGAGGCGACGTTCAATGTCGGCAGCCGGATCCCGGTCGCGTCGGTGACCGTCAACCCCGGTATCGGCAACGACACCAGCTACAGCCAGGTGCAGTACCTCGATACCGGCGTGATCCTCAAGGTGCGCCCGCGCGTGACCCGCGACGGCATGGTGTTCCTCGACATCGTGCAGGAGGTCAGCGCGCCGGGCGGCGAGCCGGACCGCTTCGGCAACGTACGCATCGATACCCGCAAGCTCAAGACCGAGGCGGCGATACAGAGCGGCGACACGGTGATGCTGGCCGGCCTGATCCGCGACAGCGTCAGCCGCGGCTCGTCCGGCTTCCCGGGGTTGAACCGGATCCCGGTGATCGGCGGGCTGTTCGGCACGCAGTCGTCGGCGACCCGTCGCGAGGAAACCATCGTCCTGCTGACCCCGACCATCGTGCGCAACCCGCTGGAAGCGCGCGAACTGACCGACGAGTACGGCCGCCGCTTCCGCGCGCTGGAGCCGCTCCATCGCGAGCCGTGA
- a CDS encoding general secretion pathway protein GspN, whose amino-acid sequence MRIDDAGPRTWLLAGVAGWALVAWLLAVAGMGGRVEPLPDDPTLLQPLPPVRPAPPPRLGTPDQYVQIADRPLFSSDRTPQPFFLQGQGEPAESSAFDYQLTSVLITPRLKLAIIQPADGSESVRVRLGDAPESHPAWRLTGLSERSAVFEGPDGQRTLGLRVFDGVGGARPTEIGSPATDDASAVPPPGSSATPARAGDAMDAQADADARVESGAADAVPSTDQARMDAIRERIQARRARLRGETPPVPDATSPPRPQPPAMSP is encoded by the coding sequence GTGCGGATTGACGACGCCGGTCCCCGCACCTGGCTGCTCGCCGGCGTCGCCGGCTGGGCCCTGGTCGCGTGGTTGCTCGCCGTCGCCGGCATGGGCGGCCGGGTCGAGCCCCTGCCGGACGACCCGACGCTGCTGCAGCCGCTGCCGCCGGTGCGTCCCGCGCCACCGCCGCGGCTGGGGACGCCGGACCAGTACGTGCAGATCGCCGATCGACCGCTGTTCTCCTCCGACCGCACGCCACAGCCGTTCTTCCTGCAGGGGCAGGGCGAGCCGGCGGAGTCGTCGGCGTTCGACTACCAACTGACCAGCGTGCTGATCACCCCGCGACTCAAGCTGGCGATCATCCAGCCCGCTGATGGCAGCGAGTCCGTGCGGGTCCGGTTGGGCGATGCGCCCGAGTCCCACCCGGCGTGGCGCCTGACCGGCCTGAGTGAGCGCAGCGCGGTGTTCGAGGGCCCGGACGGCCAGCGCACGCTCGGTCTGCGGGTGTTCGACGGGGTGGGCGGCGCGCGGCCGACCGAGATCGGCAGCCCGGCCACCGACGACGCCTCGGCCGTGCCGCCCCCGGGGTCGTCCGCCACGCCGGCGCGCGCCGGCGACGCGATGGATGCCCAGGCCGACGCCGACGCCCGGGTCGAGTCCGGGGCGGCCGACGCGGTACCGTCCACCGACCAGGCCCGGATGGATGCGATCCGTGAGCGGATCCAGGCCCGCCGCGCCCGCCTGCGCGGCGAGACCCCGCCCGTGCCCGATGCGACGTCGCCCCCCCGCCCGCAACCACCGGCCATGAGCCCGTAG